A single window of Mycolicibacterium madagascariense DNA harbors:
- a CDS encoding GNAT family N-acetyltransferase: MLHTARLVHTSDLDAETREDARRMLVDAFRGGESAFLDSDWEHALGGMHALICVRGALVAHGAVVQRRVLHRGAALRCGYVEAVAVREDWRGQGLATAVMDGLEQVLRGAYQLGALCSSEAGRSLYAARGWMPWQGATSVLGPSGVTPTPEYDAMIFALPVHADLDPTAEITCDFRDGDVW; this comes from the coding sequence GTGCTGCACACCGCGCGTCTGGTCCACACCTCCGACCTCGACGCCGAGACCCGCGAGGACGCCCGCCGGATGCTGGTCGACGCGTTCCGGGGCGGCGAGTCCGCGTTCCTCGACAGCGACTGGGAGCACGCGCTCGGCGGCATGCACGCCCTCATCTGCGTGCGCGGCGCGCTGGTCGCGCACGGCGCCGTCGTCCAACGACGGGTGTTGCACCGGGGCGCCGCGCTGCGCTGCGGGTACGTCGAGGCCGTCGCCGTCCGGGAGGACTGGCGCGGGCAGGGTCTCGCCACCGCGGTGATGGACGGTCTGGAACAGGTGCTGCGCGGCGCCTATCAGCTGGGCGCGCTGTGTTCGTCGGAGGCGGGGAGAAGCCTCTACGCCGCGCGCGGGTGGATGCCGTGGCAGGGTGCGACGTCGGTGCTCGGCCCGTCCGGCGTCACCCCGACACCCGAGTACGACGCGATGATCTTCGCGTTGCCCGTGCACGCGGACCTCGACCCCACCGCCGAAATCACCTGCGACTTCCGCGACGGCGACGTCTGGTGA
- a CDS encoding ABC transporter substrate-binding protein has translation MPSHWSRRSFLAMTAGLALATAACGSQKQGAVASDGSVTITHAFGETKIPAAPKRVVSAGFTEQDDLLALGVVPIAITDWFGAEPFGTWPWALPKLGTAQPAVLNQVNGIQVDQIAALKPDLIVAINAGLDQDTYTKLSAIAPTIAQSGQDAFFEPWKDQANTIGQAVFKSDDMTKLVAAVDAKFTDVGKNQSSFKDKRVAILSATTYQDQYDLTPPGWRTEFLTQMGCKDPDGIDSYVKDDRAQVPKDKLASVLDGADVVVWKTESDEQQAALIADPTFAALASTKNGKNVFTGKDLAGALAFTSVLSYPVVADQLPPMIARVLT, from the coding sequence GTGCCATCACACTGGTCCCGACGGAGTTTCCTCGCCATGACCGCCGGACTCGCCCTGGCCACCGCGGCCTGCGGATCCCAGAAGCAGGGAGCAGTTGCCAGTGACGGCTCCGTCACCATCACCCACGCCTTCGGCGAGACCAAGATCCCGGCGGCGCCCAAGCGCGTCGTCAGCGCCGGGTTCACCGAGCAGGACGACCTGCTCGCTCTCGGCGTCGTCCCGATCGCGATCACCGACTGGTTCGGCGCCGAACCCTTCGGCACCTGGCCGTGGGCGTTGCCCAAGCTCGGGACCGCGCAACCCGCCGTGCTCAACCAGGTCAACGGCATCCAGGTCGATCAGATCGCCGCGCTCAAACCCGATCTCATCGTCGCCATCAACGCGGGTCTCGATCAGGACACCTACACCAAGCTGTCCGCCATCGCCCCGACCATCGCGCAGTCGGGCCAGGACGCGTTCTTCGAGCCGTGGAAGGACCAGGCGAACACCATCGGCCAGGCGGTGTTCAAGTCCGACGACATGACCAAGCTCGTCGCCGCCGTCGACGCGAAGTTCACCGACGTCGGGAAGAACCAGTCCTCGTTCAAGGACAAGAGGGTCGCGATCCTGAGCGCGACGACCTACCAGGATCAGTACGACCTGACCCCGCCCGGATGGCGCACGGAGTTCCTCACCCAGATGGGCTGCAAGGACCCCGACGGCATCGATTCCTACGTCAAGGACGACCGCGCGCAGGTGCCCAAGGACAAGCTGGCCTCGGTGCTCGACGGCGCGGACGTCGTGGTCTGGAAGACCGAGAGCGACGAGCAGCAGGCCGCCCTGATCGCCGATCCGACGTTCGCTGCGCTGGCGTCGACCAAGAACGGCAAGAACGTCTTCACGGGCAAGGACCTCGCCGGCGCGCTGGCGTTCACCTCGGTGCTGTCCTACCCCGTGGTCGCCGACCAGTTACCGCCCATGATCGCGCGCGTGCTCACCTGA
- a CDS encoding deoxyribodipyrimidine photolyase → MASDNVQAAGFILRGIKGIFVAIGSVIAAIICAVIAGTKGRSAIGWGILGLFFSIITLIVVIVIPSKKS, encoded by the coding sequence ATGGCTTCGGACAACGTTCAGGCGGCCGGGTTCATCCTCCGCGGGATCAAGGGCATCTTCGTCGCGATCGGCAGCGTCATCGCCGCGATCATCTGCGCGGTGATCGCCGGCACCAAGGGCCGCAGCGCGATCGGCTGGGGCATTCTCGGACTGTTCTTCAGCATCATCACGCTCATCGTCGTCATCGTGA
- a CDS encoding queuosine precursor transporter — MTSETFDAREKPQQPTAFAQVGSRFYPVLVAVFTALVIISNVTATKGVAFGPIITDGGFIVFPLTYVIGDVLSEVYGFKAARRAILLGFAMNILAASAFWVTIYLPAADFYENEAAFENVVHAYTQLIIAGLAGFIVGQTINAWVVVAIKERTKEKHLWARLVGSTFAGQLGDTLVFCSIAAGAIGINTFHDFAVYTAQGWLYKTAVEVVMLPITYRVIAYIKRKEPTYEPAV, encoded by the coding sequence GTGACCAGCGAAACGTTCGACGCACGCGAAAAGCCGCAGCAGCCCACAGCATTCGCACAGGTGGGTTCGCGCTTCTATCCGGTGCTCGTCGCGGTGTTCACGGCGCTGGTCATCATCTCCAACGTCACGGCCACCAAGGGCGTGGCGTTCGGGCCGATCATCACCGACGGCGGCTTCATCGTCTTCCCGTTGACCTACGTCATCGGCGACGTGCTGTCGGAGGTCTACGGATTCAAGGCGGCCCGCCGCGCGATCCTGCTCGGCTTCGCCATGAACATCCTTGCGGCGTCGGCGTTTTGGGTCACGATCTATCTGCCCGCCGCCGACTTCTACGAGAACGAGGCCGCGTTCGAGAACGTGGTGCACGCCTACACGCAGCTGATCATCGCGGGCCTGGCCGGCTTCATCGTCGGGCAGACCATCAATGCGTGGGTCGTCGTGGCGATCAAGGAGCGCACCAAGGAGAAGCACCTGTGGGCGCGCCTCGTCGGCTCGACGTTCGCCGGTCAGTTGGGTGACACCCTGGTGTTCTGCAGCATCGCCGCAGGGGCCATCGGCATCAACACCTTTCACGACTTCGCGGTCTACACGGCTCAGGGCTGGCTCTACAAGACCGCGGTCGAGGTGGTCATGCTGCCCATCACCTACCGCGTGATCGCCTACATCAAGCGCAAGGAGCCGACCTACGAGCCGGCCGTGTGA
- a CDS encoding uroporphyrinogen-III synthase, producing the protein MADPEWAPLTGFRVAVTSARRAEELSTLLTRRGATVTSAAAITMVPLPDDDELHRHTEALIATPPDVVVATTGIGLRGWIAAADGWGLAADLTAALGKARIVSRGPKATGALRAAGLPEEWSPESESSREVLQYLREGGIAGLRIAVQLHGATADWDPFPEFVDELRAAGADVVPIHVYRWHSAPRGGAFDALVGAIAEHRFDAVSFTSAPAVASVLMRAAELGIEDQVLAALRTDVHAMCVGPVTARPLVRLGVPTSAPERMRLGALARHITDELPLLQARTVAVAGHVLEVRGTCVMVDGEVKELPPAAMAIIRALAHRPGYVVSRGELLKALPGGGTDTHAVETAVLRLRTALGDKNIVSTVVKRGYRLAVDDGVA; encoded by the coding sequence ATGGCCGATCCCGAATGGGCGCCGCTGACGGGATTCCGGGTGGCGGTGACCTCCGCTCGTCGTGCCGAGGAGCTGAGCACGCTGCTCACCCGTCGCGGGGCGACCGTCACCAGCGCCGCCGCGATCACCATGGTGCCGCTGCCCGACGACGACGAACTGCACCGCCACACCGAGGCCCTGATCGCCACCCCGCCCGACGTCGTCGTCGCGACCACGGGGATCGGACTGCGCGGCTGGATCGCCGCCGCCGACGGCTGGGGACTGGCCGCCGACCTGACGGCCGCGTTGGGCAAGGCGCGCATCGTGTCTCGCGGGCCCAAGGCCACCGGCGCACTGCGCGCGGCCGGGCTGCCCGAGGAGTGGTCACCGGAGTCGGAGTCCTCCCGCGAGGTGCTGCAGTACCTGCGCGAGGGTGGCATCGCCGGCCTGCGGATCGCCGTCCAGCTGCACGGAGCGACCGCGGACTGGGATCCCTTCCCGGAGTTCGTCGACGAGTTGCGCGCGGCGGGTGCCGACGTCGTGCCGATCCACGTCTACCGCTGGCATTCCGCACCCCGCGGCGGCGCGTTCGACGCCCTCGTCGGCGCCATCGCCGAGCACCGGTTCGACGCCGTCAGCTTCACGTCGGCGCCCGCCGTGGCGTCGGTGCTGATGCGCGCGGCCGAACTGGGAATCGAGGACCAGGTGCTGGCGGCGCTGCGCACCGACGTGCACGCGATGTGCGTCGGTCCGGTGACCGCTCGTCCGCTGGTGCGGCTCGGGGTGCCGACGTCCGCGCCGGAGCGGATGCGTCTCGGCGCCCTCGCGCGCCACATCACCGACGAGCTGCCGCTGCTGCAGGCCAGGACCGTCGCGGTGGCCGGCCACGTGCTGGAGGTCCGCGGCACGTGCGTCATGGTCGACGGCGAAGTCAAGGAGCTGCCACCGGCGGCCATGGCGATCATCCGGGCGCTCGCTCACCGACCGGGGTACGTGGTGTCGCGCGGTGAGCTGCTCAAGGCGTTGCCCGGCGGTGGCACCGACACCCACGCCGTCGAGACGGCCGTGCTGAGGCTGCGAACGGCGTTGGGCGACAAGAACATCGTGTCGACGGTCGTGAAGCGGGGTTACCGCCTCGCGGTCGACGACGGCGTCGCGTGA
- a CDS encoding isocitrate lyase/PEP mutase family protein, translating into MSDEDVRQRAATLKALHVPGNPAILPTVWDAWSAQLAVDAGFAALTAGSHPVADSVGKPDGEGMSFDELLARVAQITGAVDVPLSVDVESGYGETPQRLIEGLLSVGAVGLNIEDTVHREGKRLRSPEEHAALVGELRAAADAAGVHVVVNARTDLFIREDGDAADRVDRAIARLTLAAEAGADSLYPVDRHDDATMRRLTSELPLPVNAIALPDQDDPASFGPLGVGRISFGPFLQRALSGHAETLLARWR; encoded by the coding sequence GTGTCCGATGAAGATGTGCGGCAGCGCGCGGCGACGCTGAAGGCGTTGCACGTGCCGGGGAACCCGGCGATCCTGCCGACGGTGTGGGACGCCTGGTCCGCCCAGCTGGCCGTCGACGCGGGGTTCGCTGCGTTGACCGCCGGCAGTCATCCCGTCGCCGATTCGGTCGGCAAGCCGGACGGCGAGGGAATGTCGTTCGACGAGCTGCTCGCCAGGGTCGCGCAGATCACCGGTGCGGTCGACGTGCCGCTGTCGGTCGACGTCGAGTCCGGCTACGGCGAGACGCCCCAGCGGCTGATCGAGGGGCTGCTCTCGGTCGGCGCGGTCGGCTTGAACATCGAGGACACCGTGCACCGCGAGGGCAAGCGGCTGCGTTCGCCCGAGGAACACGCGGCGTTGGTCGGCGAACTGCGCGCGGCGGCCGACGCCGCCGGCGTCCACGTCGTCGTCAATGCGCGCACGGACCTGTTCATCCGGGAGGACGGCGACGCGGCGGACCGGGTCGACCGCGCCATCGCGCGCCTGACGCTCGCCGCCGAGGCGGGCGCCGACAGCCTGTACCCGGTCGATCGGCACGACGACGCCACGATGCGCAGGCTGACCTCCGAGCTGCCGCTGCCCGTCAACGCGATCGCGCTGCCCGACCAGGACGACCCCGCGTCGTTCGGCCCGCTGGGCGTCGGGCGGATCAGCTTCGGTCCGTTCCTCCAGCGCGCGCTGTCCGGGCACGCGGAGACGCTGCTGGCGCGTTGGCGGTAG
- a CDS encoding 5-oxoprolinase/urea amidolyase family protein, producing MVTLEILTTGPLALLEDLGRPGLAHLGVTRSGAADRSSHALANRLVANPPGHATVEVTLGGFSARVHGGDVAIAVTGADARPSLDRKPFGPNSVHYARDGQVIALGTPLLGLRSYLAVRGGIAAEPTLRSRSHDVLSTLGPPPLTPGDVLTIGEHPDDFPELDQAPVAPIGGDAVEVAVVPGPRDGWFTDPDALVRTDWVASDRSDRVGMRLTGVALESRWPDRQLPSEGAVRGAIQVPPNGLPVILGPDHPVTGGYPVIGVVVDRDVDRTAQVRPGQRVRLHWARPPRPAPPGG from the coding sequence ATGGTGACCCTCGAGATCCTGACGACCGGTCCGCTCGCCCTCTTGGAGGACCTGGGTCGACCCGGGCTGGCGCACCTGGGCGTGACCCGTTCCGGGGCCGCCGACCGGAGTTCGCACGCACTGGCCAACCGGCTGGTGGCCAATCCGCCCGGGCACGCGACGGTCGAGGTGACGCTCGGCGGATTCTCGGCGCGCGTGCATGGCGGAGACGTCGCCATCGCCGTCACCGGCGCCGACGCCAGGCCGTCACTGGACCGAAAGCCGTTCGGGCCCAACAGTGTTCATTACGCCCGCGATGGCCAGGTGATCGCACTGGGCACTCCGCTGCTCGGACTGCGGAGCTACCTGGCCGTCCGCGGCGGCATCGCTGCGGAGCCGACGCTCCGATCGCGCAGCCACGACGTGCTCTCGACCCTCGGGCCGCCCCCGCTGACCCCCGGTGACGTCCTGACCATCGGCGAGCATCCCGACGACTTCCCCGAGCTCGACCAGGCGCCGGTCGCGCCGATCGGCGGCGACGCGGTCGAGGTGGCGGTCGTGCCGGGTCCGCGCGACGGCTGGTTCACCGATCCCGACGCGCTGGTCCGCACCGACTGGGTCGCCTCCGACCGCAGCGATCGCGTCGGGATGCGGCTGACGGGCGTCGCCCTCGAATCCCGCTGGCCGGACCGGCAACTCCCGAGCGAGGGCGCCGTCCGCGGGGCAATTCAGGTGCCGCCCAACGGGTTACCGGTCATCCTCGGCCCCGACCATCCCGTCACGGGCGGCTATCCGGTGATCGGCGTCGTCGTGGATCGCGACGTCGACCGGACGGCTCAGGTGCGGCCCGGGCAGCGGGTGCGGTTGCACTGGGCGCGGCCGCCGCGTCCTGCTCCGCCCGGCGGGTGA
- a CDS encoding sirohydrochlorin chelatase yields the protein MNPVLVAHGTRRAEGVAMVADLADRVGSQLGTRVRTAFVDVLGPTPAEVLSALPAGPAVVVPAFLAGGYHVHVDIPAFVAASGHPDVTVTEALGPSQHLVRVVLDRLVESGWRRDDSVILAAAGTSDARALRDLRVTAAMTSAALGSRVELAFAATNEPRVRDAVAALRAAGARRVVVASYLLADGLFQDRLRAAGADVVTAPLIAHPGVAHLVANRFRRAFVDGRVRHPC from the coding sequence GTGAACCCGGTGCTCGTCGCCCACGGCACCCGCAGGGCCGAGGGCGTGGCGATGGTCGCCGACCTCGCCGACCGGGTCGGCAGCCAGCTGGGCACGCGCGTGCGGACCGCGTTCGTCGACGTGCTCGGTCCGACGCCCGCCGAGGTGCTGTCGGCACTGCCCGCCGGACCGGCCGTCGTCGTACCCGCCTTCCTGGCCGGCGGTTATCACGTGCACGTCGACATTCCGGCGTTCGTCGCCGCCAGCGGGCATCCCGACGTCACGGTGACCGAAGCGCTCGGGCCGTCTCAGCACCTCGTCAGGGTGGTCCTGGATCGACTCGTCGAATCCGGTTGGCGCCGTGACGATTCGGTCATCCTGGCGGCGGCTGGCACCTCCGACGCCCGCGCCCTGCGCGACCTGCGGGTCACCGCGGCGATGACCTCGGCCGCGCTGGGCAGCCGGGTGGAGCTGGCCTTCGCCGCCACCAACGAGCCGCGAGTCCGCGACGCGGTCGCCGCGCTGCGGGCCGCCGGTGCCCGTCGCGTGGTCGTCGCGTCATACCTGTTGGCGGACGGCCTGTTTCAGGATCGGCTGCGCGCGGCCGGGGCGGACGTGGTGACCGCCCCGCTCATCGCGCACCCCGGTGTCGCCCACCTCGTCGCGAACCGGTTTCGGCGGGCGTTCGTCGATGGGCGGGTTCGGCACCCCTGCTGA
- a CDS encoding 5-oxoprolinase subunit B family protein, translating to MTDAIPIAAVHDYGDRALLLEFANTDAVLAWCDAVRAAALPAVVDVVPASRTVLVELTDPVRQAATRAHLERLRVPRGTVAAAGAHADVTIDVVYDGADLDDVARLTGLSAEQVVDAHTAAPLRVGFAGFAPGFAYLIGGDRRLHVPRRAEPRTRVPAGSVGLAGEFSGVYPRETPGGWQLIGHTDAVLWDVERDPPALLVPGTWVRFRAIG from the coding sequence GTGACCGACGCGATACCCATCGCCGCGGTGCACGACTACGGGGACCGCGCACTGCTGCTGGAGTTCGCCAACACCGACGCGGTATTGGCCTGGTGCGACGCGGTCCGCGCGGCCGCGCTGCCCGCCGTCGTCGACGTGGTGCCCGCGTCGCGCACGGTGCTGGTGGAGCTGACGGACCCGGTTCGCCAAGCCGCGACCCGGGCGCACCTGGAGCGGCTCCGGGTGCCGAGGGGGACGGTCGCGGCCGCGGGCGCGCACGCCGACGTGACCATCGACGTCGTCTACGACGGTGCGGATCTCGACGATGTCGCCCGGTTGACGGGCCTGTCCGCCGAACAGGTCGTCGACGCCCACACCGCGGCTCCGCTGCGGGTCGGCTTCGCCGGCTTCGCCCCCGGCTTCGCGTACCTCATCGGTGGGGACCGGCGCCTGCACGTGCCGCGCCGGGCCGAGCCCCGCACCAGGGTGCCCGCCGGATCCGTCGGTCTGGCCGGGGAATTCAGCGGTGTCTACCCGCGCGAGACGCCGGGCGGCTGGCAGTTGATCGGGCACACCGACGCGGTGCTGTGGGACGTCGAGCGCGACCCGCCCGCGCTCCTCGTCCCCGGCACGTGGGTGCGATTCCGGGCGATCGGCTAG